The stretch of DNA CTACTTCTTACCCTTGCCTGCCGGTGCCGCGCCGCCCTTGCCGCGCTTGGCTCCGTACTTCGACCGGCTCTGCTTACGATTGGCCACACCGACCGAATCCAGCGTGCCGCGCACAACGTGATAGCGAACGCCCGGCAGATCCTTCACACGGCCGCCGCGAATGAGCACAATCGAATGCTCCTGCAGATTGTGGCCAATGCCAGGAATGTAAGTCGTAACCTCGATCCCATTCGTGAGGCGCACACGGGCAACCTTACGCAGGGCCGAGTTCGGCTTCTTGGGGGTTTGCGTGTAAACGCGCGTGCAAACTCCACGCCGCTGCGGCGAAGCTTGCAGCGCCGGAGAGGCCGTCTTGTACCGTGGCGCCGTGCGCCCCTTGCGAACCAGCTGATTAAATGTGGGCAAACCGCAACTCCTTGAAACCGAACCGTTCAAAACCACTGCCGGGCAACATTCATTGCAACCGGCGAAAATCCTGTCATCGGCAAGCGCACACAGCCATATGGCTTCCCCGCGTTTTAAGCGCCCGAACACGGAGCGCAACAATGCGGAAGCCCAGGTTAGCTGCTTCGCGTCTGCCCTCGTACCAATACCAGACGAAAACCCGGACGGTGACCGTACGCTTCCTTCGATTCCAGAAAGGTCGATTCCGTTTCCTAAGTTTCGGCCTGCATAATCCTCCAAGGTGGAGGGGGTCGCAGGCACCGTAGCGAAAAGTCCAGCCCGCACAAGAGACGAGCTACTTCAGGACTATTGGGTGGCCCGATTTACCTTATTGAGCCTTTACCCTGGCGGCTTCTCAACCATCGGCTTTACCGACTTGAGGGCCGCTCTGCAAGATTTCCGCTTACAACACGCGGTTAACCCCGCTCTTGTGGAACCTTCTTACAATACCAAGAACCGTGGCCAAGGTCAATGGTTGCTTCCTTTGGAGAAGCCAAATGACAAGAAAATCTCATTACAATCGTTGGTGGAGTGTCTTCTGAAGATTAAATTTCTCTTTGTCGCTGAGCATGATTCTCTTTTTGAGCAGTGCTCGAAAGGCATCTTCGTCCGATTTCAAGCAAACCTGTGCATTCGGCGGACCTTCCACCTTGCGCGTAAAGCCTTTGTCATCAACCTCGATTCGAATCGGCTGCATCGGGCACAGCTCCGGCCGGAAGGTGTAAGCCGCCGCCACCGGATCGAACAATGTCGGGGTGGCGGAATGATTCGGCGTCTTCGCCACCCACTGGTGGTAGAGCAAGGTCAACTGATCGGTCAGCGGATAGCCGTCGGCAAATATGGCCTCTCGATCAGCAGCATCCAGGTGAATCTGGGTCGAATCCAACGGAGCCATAAAAATCGGGACTCCAACTGAGAAAAGCTTCGCCGCGCTTTTCGGATCGCACTTGATGTTCCACTCGGCGTCCGGCGGTTTCGGCGAACCATCCGCCGTAAGACCATAACCTCGCTCGACCGACCCGCCCATCATCACCACCCGTTTCAACTGGCGAAAAGTCTCTGGATCGCGGTCGATCGCGGCGCCAATATTGAAGAGCGGACCGATCGCGATCAGCGTAATCTCTCCCGGATGCCGCTTAATCTCCCCAAGCAACGCCGCAACCCCGTCTGGATGCTCCCGCGCCGGAAAACGCTCCGCGTAAGCCCGCTGGGTCATTACATTGTCTGTCTCGGTATGCACCCCCGCCGTCACCGGAATCGCCGACTCGCTGGTTGCAGCGAGAAAGCGGTCCACCAGCCGCGCGCGCGTCTCGGTATCTCCAAAGGCCGTTGAGATACCCAGAACATGCAACTCCGGGCTGCCGAGAATCAGCCCAAGCGCGAAGGCATCATCAATATCGTCCCCGATATCGGTGTCAACCCAGACCAATTGCGGCCTTTCCGTCTGAATTCCCTGTGCACCCACCTGCCCCCGCGCTCGGCTTGGCTCCATGGCAGCCAGAATAGCCAGAAAGGCAATCGCCGCAACCAGCTTTCCAACGGACAATTCATTTTTATAAAGTCGCATCAATGCGATCCTCGCAGCTTTTTGGATTCAACTCACACAAAGCAAAGACAAACAATCTCCCGTACAGTAGCATCATGGCAGGTTTCTAAGCCATAGATCGACGCGGCTTTTGAGCACCGCTCCGGGAACACCATACCGATGTCTGCGCCCCGAAAAATTCGCCGCTGGTTTTTCTGCGCGGTCGTCTGTCTCTCGCTTCTCGGCGGCATGAGTTCCCTGCCTGCCGTAGGTCAGTATGTGATCCCCCGCACGAGCCCCAAACTGACGGGAACGCCTGCAACCTTCGACCTGGACCGCGACCGTCAGTCTCTGGTCTCCCTAGATGGCCTCTGGCGCTTCCATCCCGGGGACGACCCGCACTGGTCGGAACCATCCTTCGACGATTCCAGTTGGCCGCTCCTGCACAGCGACAAACCGTGGTCCGTGCAGGGATACCCAGCCATGGGCGGATTCGCCTGGTATCGCTTCGCCATCCATGTACCGGCCACTCACCCGGCACTTTCGCTCGATCTTGCGCCGATCATGACCTCGTACGAGATCTTCGTCGACGGACACATCGCCGCTGCAGTCGGCCACATGCCGCCGAATATCTTCCCGACCGCGTCCTGGGACTATCGGACCGTTCCCCTCTCCGCTGCATCGTCCCAGGGCGACAACCGCGAGCAGACGATCCACGTCGCGATCCGTGTCTGGCACTCCAGCATCTGGGCCAGTTATATTGACGGCGGCCCGGCTTTTGGCGACAGCCTTGTCGGAGACTCCGAGCTGATCGCCGCCG from Acidicapsa acidisoli encodes:
- the rpsL gene encoding 30S ribosomal protein S12, whose translation is MPTFNQLVRKGRTAPRYKTASPALQASPQRRGVCTRVYTQTPKKPNSALRKVARVRLTNGIEVTTYIPGIGHNLQEHSIVLIRGGRVKDLPGVRYHVVRGTLDSVGVANRKQSRSKYGAKRGKGGAAPAGKGKK
- a CDS encoding nucleoside hydrolase → MRLYKNELSVGKLVAAIAFLAILAAMEPSRARGQVGAQGIQTERPQLVWVDTDIGDDIDDAFALGLILGSPELHVLGISTAFGDTETRARLVDRFLAATSESAIPVTAGVHTETDNVMTQRAYAERFPAREHPDGVAALLGEIKRHPGEITLIAIGPLFNIGAAIDRDPETFRQLKRVVMMGGSVERGYGLTADGSPKPPDAEWNIKCDPKSAAKLFSVGVPIFMAPLDSTQIHLDAADREAIFADGYPLTDQLTLLYHQWVAKTPNHSATPTLFDPVAAAYTFRPELCPMQPIRIEVDDKGFTRKVEGPPNAQVCLKSDEDAFRALLKKRIMLSDKEKFNLQKTLHQRL